In Deferribacter autotrophicus, a single genomic region encodes these proteins:
- a CDS encoding PDDEXK nuclease domain-containing protein: protein MTDKVPKGWKNDKKYNEWIKSLKEKFRQVQLKAAVKVNSELLNFYWELGKEIAEKQKEAKWGDKLIEKLSKDLMAEFPDVKGFSKRNLEQIRRWFLFWNGYFPIAQQPASQIIHLLTSIPWWHNVVIISKCKTPEEALFYVQKTIENSWSRSVLTHQIESGLYERAGKSITNFDKTLPKPQSDLAKEMLKDPYCFDFLAIRDDYTEKELENDLLTNLTKFLLELGAGFSFLGKQYKIEVGEEEFYIDLLFYHVKLHCYVVIELKTGKFKPEYAGKLNFYISAVDSLFKTEKDNPTIGILICKEKNKTIVEYSLRDISKPIGVSEYKITRELPEELKSSLPDIKDIEASLNEVKEEKDND from the coding sequence GTGACCGATAAAGTGCCAAAAGGTTGGAAAAATGATAAAAAATACAATGAATGGATAAAGAGTTTAAAAGAAAAATTCAGACAGGTTCAATTAAAAGCTGCTGTTAAGGTAAACAGTGAATTACTAAATTTTTACTGGGAGCTTGGAAAAGAGATTGCAGAGAAACAAAAAGAGGCAAAATGGGGAGATAAGTTAATTGAAAAATTAAGTAAAGATTTGATGGCGGAGTTCCCTGATGTGAAAGGGTTTTCAAAAAGAAATCTTGAACAAATAAGAAGATGGTTTCTTTTCTGGAATGGCTATTTCCCAATTGCGCAGCAACCTGCTTCGCAAATTATACATTTATTAACCTCAATCCCATGGTGGCATAATGTGGTGATTATCTCTAAATGCAAAACACCTGAAGAAGCATTGTTTTATGTTCAAAAAACAATAGAAAACAGCTGGTCAAGGTCAGTTTTAACCCATCAAATAGAGAGTGGACTATACGAACGAGCAGGAAAATCCATAACAAACTTTGATAAAACATTACCTAAACCGCAATCAGATCTGGCAAAAGAGATGTTAAAAGATCCATACTGTTTTGATTTTCTTGCAATAAGAGATGATTATACGGAAAAAGAACTTGAGAATGACTTACTAACAAATTTAACAAAATTTCTCCTTGAACTTGGAGCTGGTTTTTCCTTTTTAGGAAAGCAATATAAGATTGAAGTTGGTGAAGAAGAATTTTACATAGATTTGTTGTTTTACCATGTAAAATTACATTGTTATGTTGTTATAGAATTAAAAACCGGGAAATTTAAACCTGAATATGCAGGGAAACTAAATTTTTACATATCAGCAGTTGATTCATTATTTAAAACAGAAAAGGACAATCCAACAATAGGGATTTTGATTTGTAAGGAAAAGAATAAAACAATTGTAGAATATTCTCTGCGTGATATTTCAAAACCAATTGGAGTTAGTGAATATAAAATTACCAGAGAATTACCAGAGGAGTTAAAATCCTCTTTGCCAGATATTAAAGATATTGAAGCAAGTTTAAATGAAGTTAAAGAGGAGAAAGACAATGACTGA
- a CDS encoding type I restriction-modification system subunit M, translated as MAKKKNNTESFEQQLWKAADKLRKNIDAAEYKHIVLGLIFLRYISDAFEDLYEKLKKGEGEYAGADPEDVDEYRAENVFFVPQKSRWEFLKSNAKNPEIGKIIDDAMELIERENPSLKGVLPKGYARANIDPINLGRLIDLFSNIAFDKAKERSADILGHVFEYFLGQFALAEGKKGGQFYTPRSVVELLVEMLEPYKGRVFDPCCGSGGMFVQSEKFVKEHQGKINDISIYGQESNYTTWRLCKMNLSIRGIDSSQVKWNSEGSFLNDAHKDLKADFVIANPPFNDSDWSGDLLRKDVRWKYGVPPVGNANYAWIQHFVFHLAPHGKAGFVLAKGALTTKQTAEYEIRKNMIEDDIIDCIVNLPPKLFLNTQIPASLWFIRKNKTTRKGEILFIDARDMGKLINRRTRVLTEKDIKKIADTYHKWQKEDETYEDIRGFCKSAKIEEVRDLDYVLTPGRYVGLPEEDDDFDFEERLTKLKAEFMEQLKEEERLNKLILENLEKIEIPQKEQDSET; from the coding sequence ATGGCAAAAAAGAAGAATAATACAGAATCTTTTGAGCAGCAACTCTGGAAAGCGGCAGACAAATTAAGAAAAAACATTGATGCAGCAGAATATAAACATATTGTTTTAGGTCTTATTTTCTTGAGATATATTTCAGATGCGTTTGAGGATTTATATGAAAAGCTTAAAAAAGGCGAAGGAGAGTATGCAGGAGCTGACCCTGAAGATGTTGATGAATATAGAGCTGAAAATGTGTTTTTTGTGCCGCAGAAATCAAGATGGGAATTTTTAAAATCTAATGCAAAAAATCCTGAAATTGGAAAAATCATTGACGATGCAATGGAGTTAATTGAAAGAGAAAATCCTTCATTAAAAGGAGTTTTACCAAAAGGTTATGCCAGAGCCAATATAGACCCAATAAACCTTGGCAGGTTAATAGACCTTTTCAGTAATATTGCTTTTGATAAAGCAAAGGAAAGAAGCGCTGATATTTTAGGCCATGTCTTTGAGTATTTTTTAGGACAGTTTGCACTTGCAGAAGGTAAAAAGGGAGGGCAGTTCTACACTCCAAGAAGTGTTGTTGAGCTTTTGGTTGAAATGCTTGAGCCTTACAAAGGCAGGGTTTTTGACCCATGTTGTGGTTCTGGTGGAATGTTTGTGCAGTCTGAAAAGTTTGTAAAAGAACATCAGGGGAAAATCAATGATATTTCAATTTATGGACAGGAAAGCAACTACACAACATGGCGACTTTGTAAAATGAATCTTTCCATTAGAGGAATAGACTCTTCGCAGGTTAAGTGGAATTCTGAAGGCTCATTTTTAAACGATGCCCACAAAGACTTAAAGGCTGATTTTGTTATTGCCAATCCACCGTTTAACGACAGTGATTGGAGCGGTGATTTGTTGCGAAAAGATGTCAGATGGAAGTATGGGGTGCCCCCTGTTGGAAATGCCAATTATGCCTGGATACAGCACTTTGTTTTTCACCTTGCACCACACGGAAAAGCCGGTTTTGTCCTTGCAAAAGGTGCTCTTACCACAAAGCAAACAGCAGAATACGAAATTAGAAAAAATATGATAGAAGATGATATTATTGATTGTATTGTCAATTTGCCACCTAAACTTTTTTTAAATACTCAAATTCCAGCCTCTTTATGGTTTATCCGTAAAAATAAAACTACCCGTAAAGGGGAAATTCTTTTCATAGATGCCAGAGATATGGGAAAACTCATAAATAGAAGAACAAGAGTTTTAACAGAAAAAGATATAAAAAAGATTGCAGATACCTATCACAAATGGCAGAAAGAAGATGAAACTTATGAAGATATAAGAGGCTTTTGTAAATCAGCAAAAATTGAAGAAGTAAGAGACCTTGACTATGTATTAACACCCGGTCGGTATGTTGGCCTTCCTGAAGAAGATGATGACTTTGATTTTGAAGAAAGACTTACAAAACTAAAAGCAGAATTTATGGAGCAGTTAAAAGAAGAAGAGAGGCTGAATAAACTAATTCTGGAAAATTTAGAAAAAATAGAGATTCCGCAGAAGGAGCAGGATAGTGAAACTTGA
- a CDS encoding helix-turn-helix domain-containing protein has product MKKALLSMCEKMREMSEAEAKAYMRQILQSFQLQVFMGIDALEAFLNSLNRPTSKESKKLKALKNKEKLNKLKRKNSKIAKLLKYRDEILYYHQQGLSLRKIAEIMAKDHRVKVSYQTIRRVLKMLKNESKLK; this is encoded by the coding sequence ATGAAGAAAGCGTTGTTGAGTATGTGTGAAAAAATGAGGGAGATGAGTGAGGCCGAGGCTAAAGCGTATATGCGGCAAATTCTGCAGTCGTTTCAATTGCAAGTTTTTATGGGGATCGATGCGCTTGAAGCCTTTTTAAATTCGCTTAACAGACCAACTTCGAAGGAATCAAAAAAACTGAAGGCGCTGAAGAACAAAGAAAAGTTGAACAAGCTGAAGAGGAAAAATTCAAAAATAGCCAAACTGTTAAAATACAGAGACGAGATTCTTTATTATCACCAGCAAGGCCTAAGCCTCAGAAAGATTGCTGAAATTATGGCTAAAGATCATCGTGTAAAAGTTTCATATCAAACAATAAGAAGGGTTTTAAAAATGCTAAAAAATGAAAGCAAATTAAAGTAA
- a CDS encoding DeoR family transcriptional regulator: MKLEEILKQPEELKKYPEIKMEWSDPGFAFRVTFKKVNYEKTEKEKNIANDYDRLNRQQTGNKPATKRQQTGSELKLISMGLNNRQIKAIVYVQEHGRITNKEYRQIFNVSERTARNDLKELCEKEIFQKIGETGRSTYYILKEKDSDR, encoded by the coding sequence GTGAAACTTGAAGAAATTTTAAAGCAACCTGAAGAACTCAAAAAATATCCAGAAATAAAAATGGAATGGTCTGATCCCGGTTTTGCTTTTAGAGTTACATTTAAAAAAGTTAATTATGAAAAAACTGAGAAAGAAAAAAATATTGCGAACGATTACGACCGATTAAACCGGCAACAAACCGGCAATAAACCGGCAACAAAGAGGCAGCAAACCGGCAGTGAACTTAAATTAATCTCAATGGGGCTTAATAATAGACAGATTAAAGCTATAGTTTATGTTCAAGAGCACGGGAGAATAACAAACAAAGAATATAGGCAAATTTTCAATGTTTCTGAGAGAACTGCCAGAAATGATTTAAAGGAATTATGCGAAAAAGAAATTTTTCAAAAAATAGGGGAAACAGGTAGAAGCACCTATTATATTTTGAAGGAGAAAGATAGTGACCGATAA
- a CDS encoding TrlF family AAA-like ATPase — MNRYNNFSRGSEWRKWDLHVHTPYSCLNNQFGEDFDNYVKQLFKNAIEKEIAVIGITDYFSIEGYKRIKEEYLDKDDKLSTLFTDEEIAKIKKILILSNIEFRLNKLVGKNRINFHVIFSNKVSIKDIEENFLRELKFVYEGTPQQEDERRALTISNLEELGKRLKEEHEKFKDKSDIEVGMMNAVVDDSDITKILSNKKSIFEGKYLLFVPSDEDLSKISWDSQDHNVRKIIIQKSDGLLASNPNTIKWALGEFYKDPKEYEKEFKSFKPCVWGSDAHSFDRLFEPDERRYTWIKADPTFEGLKQIKYEPKERVFIGEKPELLKRVRENKTKFIKSLAITQVSGYDEKQGIWFKDIEIPFNSGLVAIIGNKGSGKSAIVDILGLCGNSHQYKDFSFLKKDRFLAKGLAQNFEATLEWEDKTKIIKNLSDKPDTTAPERVRYLPQNFFEKLTNEIEEREFPNTLENIVFSYLPDEQKLGKSSFQELIDYKKQSIQNDINQIINEIDVLNKQIIELEKKQHPTYLQELENKLSLKKEELKEHEKNKPKEVKNPKDDEKLSKEQRELFEKLEALNKELDNIETEIKEKQKELEVLTLKQEELSQLLKNIKLEKQRIEKFKQDNKATFEKFGLDIDSIITFNINTKTIEKKIKEFKKQIEDIQAVLLINENIEKVEEEKRKDLTENSLMVKKEKIKSEIEKIKKELTEPEKKYQKYLETLKKWKQKRNEILGDETKPDTIKWLEKQINFVNSELNNRLKQLRDERINKTLEIYKKKEELVKIYKKFKEAIDKEILSHTEVLEDYEIIIEAALNIRNEFVDKFLSFINQKLRGSFYGKEEGEILLRELVDNVDINSEEDFRSFLEKIIYILEVDHREAFKEKTDEEKRRYIFEQVKELEDFYHYLFSLEYVEPTYELKLGSKSISQLSPGEKGALLIVFYLMLDKDNIPLIVDQPEENLDNESIYRILTKFIKLAKQRRQIILVTHNPNLAIVGDAEQIIFVNIDKKNGNKFSFKSGSIENPVINKHASDILEGTLKAFDLRRLKYFKGK; from the coding sequence ATGAATAGATACAATAATTTTTCAAGAGGTTCTGAATGGAGAAAATGGGATTTGCATGTGCATACGCCATATTCCTGCTTAAATAATCAATTCGGGGAGGATTTTGACAATTATGTAAAGCAGCTATTTAAAAACGCAATTGAAAAAGAAATAGCAGTTATCGGAATAACAGATTATTTCTCTATAGAAGGTTATAAAAGGATTAAAGAGGAATATTTGGATAAAGATGATAAACTATCTACTTTATTTACTGACGAAGAGATAGCTAAGATAAAAAAAATTTTAATATTATCTAATATAGAATTCCGGTTAAATAAATTAGTAGGGAAGAATAGGATAAATTTTCATGTTATTTTTTCTAACAAAGTTTCTATTAAAGATATTGAAGAAAATTTTTTAAGAGAGTTGAAATTTGTCTATGAGGGAACACCTCAACAAGAAGATGAAAGAAGAGCATTGACAATAAGTAATTTAGAGGAATTAGGAAAAAGATTAAAAGAAGAGCATGAAAAATTTAAAGATAAAAGTGACATAGAAGTTGGGATGATGAATGCAGTAGTTGATGATAGTGATATTACAAAAATTTTATCAAATAAGAAATCTATTTTTGAAGGAAAGTATTTACTGTTTGTTCCATCCGACGAAGATTTGAGTAAAATTTCATGGGATAGTCAAGATCATAATGTTAGGAAAATTATTATTCAAAAATCAGATGGTCTTTTAGCTTCAAATCCCAATACCATAAAATGGGCATTAGGAGAATTTTATAAAGATCCTAAAGAATATGAAAAAGAGTTTAAATCCTTTAAACCATGTGTATGGGGTTCTGATGCTCATTCTTTTGACAGACTATTTGAACCTGATGAAAGAAGATATACTTGGATTAAAGCAGATCCAACTTTTGAAGGATTGAAACAGATTAAATATGAGCCCAAAGAGAGAGTTTTTATTGGTGAAAAACCTGAATTGCTAAAAAGAGTAAGAGAAAATAAAACAAAATTTATTAAAAGTTTAGCTATTACTCAAGTGTCAGGTTATGATGAAAAACAAGGAATTTGGTTTAAAGATATTGAAATACCTTTTAACTCAGGGCTTGTAGCTATCATAGGTAATAAAGGTAGTGGGAAAAGTGCTATTGTTGATATTTTAGGATTGTGTGGAAATTCGCATCAGTATAAAGATTTTTCTTTTTTAAAAAAAGACCGATTTCTTGCAAAAGGATTAGCACAAAATTTTGAAGCTACTTTAGAATGGGAAGATAAAACTAAAATAATTAAAAACCTTTCAGATAAACCAGATACTACTGCACCTGAGCGTGTAAGATATTTACCTCAGAATTTTTTTGAAAAGCTAACGAACGAAATAGAGGAAAGAGAATTTCCTAACACATTGGAAAATATTGTTTTTAGTTATTTACCTGATGAGCAAAAATTAGGTAAAAGTTCATTTCAAGAATTGATAGATTATAAGAAACAATCCATTCAAAATGATATAAATCAAATTATTAATGAAATAGATGTACTAAACAAACAAATTATTGAGTTAGAGAAGAAACAGCATCCTACTTATTTACAGGAATTAGAAAATAAATTATCTTTAAAAAAGGAAGAATTAAAAGAACATGAAAAGAATAAACCGAAAGAGGTTAAGAATCCCAAAGATGATGAGAAATTAAGTAAGGAACAAAGGGAATTGTTTGAAAAATTAGAAGCATTAAATAAGGAATTAGATAATATAGAAACAGAAATTAAAGAAAAGCAGAAGGAACTTGAGGTTTTAACACTAAAACAAGAAGAACTTAGTCAATTACTTAAGAATATTAAATTAGAAAAACAGCGAATTGAAAAGTTCAAGCAAGACAATAAAGCTACTTTTGAAAAATTCGGACTGGATATTGATTCTATAATTACTTTTAATATCAACACTAAAACTATTGAGAAAAAAATTAAAGAATTTAAAAAGCAGATAGAAGATATTCAAGCAGTTTTATTGATTAATGAGAATATAGAGAAAGTAGAGGAAGAAAAAAGAAAGGATTTAACCGAAAATAGTTTAATGGTAAAGAAAGAGAAAATAAAATCAGAAATAGAAAAAATAAAAAAAGAACTAACTGAGCCGGAGAAAAAATATCAGAAGTATTTGGAGACTTTGAAAAAATGGAAACAAAAGAGAAATGAAATTTTAGGGGATGAAACAAAACCAGATACCATAAAATGGTTAGAAAAACAAATTAATTTTGTTAATTCAGAGTTAAATAATCGTTTAAAACAATTGAGAGATGAGAGAATAAATAAAACTTTAGAAATTTATAAGAAAAAAGAAGAATTAGTAAAAATTTATAAGAAATTTAAAGAAGCAATAGATAAAGAAATCTTAAGCCATACTGAAGTGCTTGAAGATTATGAGATAATTATAGAAGCTGCTTTAAATATTAGAAATGAATTTGTTGACAAATTTCTCTCATTTATTAATCAAAAATTACGAGGGAGTTTTTACGGGAAAGAAGAAGGTGAGATTTTATTAAGAGAATTAGTTGATAATGTTGATATTAATTCTGAAGAAGATTTCAGAAGTTTTTTGGAGAAGATTATCTATATTTTAGAAGTTGATCATAGAGAAGCTTTTAAAGAAAAAACAGATGAAGAAAAAAGAAGATATATATTTGAACAAGTTAAAGAATTAGAAGATTTTTATCATTACCTCTTTTCACTGGAATATGTTGAGCCCACTTATGAATTGAAATTAGGATCTAAAAGCATATCACAGCTTTCTCCTGGTGAAAAAGGAGCGTTGTTAATAGTTTTTTATTTGATGTTAGATAAAGATAATATTCCTCTTATTGTAGATCAACCAGAAGAAAATTTAGATAATGAAAGTATATATAGGATTTTGACTAAATTTATAAAATTAGCTAAGCAAAGAAGACAAATTATTTTAGTCACACACAATCCTAATTTGGCAATTGTTGGAGATGCAGAACAAATTATTTTCGTTAATATTGATAAGAAAAATGGGAATAAATTTAGTTTTAAATCTGGTTCTATAGAAAATCCTGTAATAAATAAACATGCTTCAGATATTCTTGAAGGAACTTTAAAGGCTTTTGATTTAAGAAGATTAAAATATTTTAAAGGAAAATAA
- a CDS encoding ParM/StbA family protein has translation MKKVVSIDVGFGDVKVVYERAGNLVFKKFPTAIKEVLPTRIDFSTSSSEKEYYYNSRYYVIGENAKNNSLNQSTVNSLVEFTPLLIYKAIIDYQLETENTIFALGLPLYEYTQKNKQRLKAKLADFEVDYKKQGYFVHIYPQGVGCYFAYTLYHKQEIQNALILDIGFNTVEIILLRNGRIVKTESTMLAKNGIMQIAGLLKRLLLERKKINLSYQEAIDILINKSITIYGKKFDLSDIVTEVKRMYSDQLLKEIYAMYDDNLRSADRLLLCGGGAYHIGDHLPEEYNGLAEILPDAEFANALGYYFALKYQLEKK, from the coding sequence ATGAAAAAAGTTGTTTCAATTGATGTAGGCTTTGGTGATGTGAAAGTTGTTTATGAAAGAGCTGGTAATCTAGTTTTTAAAAAATTCCCTACTGCTATTAAGGAAGTCTTACCGACAAGAATTGATTTCTCAACATCGTCATCTGAAAAGGAATATTACTACAATTCACGATACTATGTAATAGGTGAAAATGCAAAGAACAACTCTTTAAATCAGTCTACTGTAAACAGCTTAGTTGAATTTACACCATTACTGATTTACAAAGCTATTATCGATTACCAATTGGAAACTGAAAATACTATCTTTGCATTGGGACTACCTTTGTATGAATATACCCAAAAGAATAAACAGCGTTTGAAAGCCAAGCTTGCAGATTTCGAAGTTGACTATAAAAAACAAGGATATTTTGTCCATATTTATCCCCAGGGAGTTGGCTGTTATTTTGCTTATACACTTTATCACAAACAAGAGATTCAAAATGCTCTCATACTTGATATTGGATTTAACACTGTTGAAATTATTCTGTTAAGAAATGGTCGAATTGTAAAAACTGAATCTACCATGCTTGCAAAAAACGGTATAATGCAAATCGCAGGTTTGCTTAAACGGCTACTTCTTGAAAGAAAGAAAATTAATCTAAGTTATCAGGAAGCAATTGATATACTAATTAATAAGTCTATCACAATATATGGCAAAAAATTTGATTTATCTGATATTGTGACAGAAGTAAAACGTATGTATTCTGATCAATTATTGAAAGAAATTTATGCGATGTATGATGATAATTTAAGAAGTGCAGATAGGCTTCTTTTATGCGGTGGTGGAGCATACCATATTGGTGATCATTTACCTGAAGAATACAATGGTCTGGCAGAAATCTTACCTGATGCTGAATTTGCAAATGCATTAGGTTACTATTTTGCATTGAAATATCAGCTTGAAAAAAAGTAA
- a CDS encoding restriction endonuclease subunit S, which produces MTDKVPKGWKRVKLGEVAEIIGGGTPKTKVPEYWNGNIPWLTPKDLSNFKGIYISHGERFITKLGLQESSAKLLPKGSILLTSRAPVGYLAIAKNEIATNQGFRSLVVKNGYDNLFVFYLLKNNIEYLKSQATGTTFGEISGSTLKLLEFSFPPLPEQKAIASVLSSLDDKIDLLHRQNKTLEKMAETLFRQWFIEEAKEDWEEVSLGDSELAKIIKSGIKKFDGIKIYLATGDVNDTEIQGGEYITYDKRPSRANMQPIEFSVWFAKKGGVKKLLMFDDYSDIDNIILSTGFTGLKTTELSHYYIWCFILSEEFQEIKDSFVSGTVQPDINNEGVKQIMILKPDKETLERFNKIVKPYFMKIQSNKNQILTLEKLRDTLLPKLMSGEVRVSI; this is translated from the coding sequence ATGACTGATAAAGTGCCGAAGGGATGGAAAAGAGTGAAGTTGGGGGAGGTGGCGGAGATTATTGGTGGAGGGACTCCTAAAACTAAAGTACCTGAATATTGGAATGGCAATATCCCATGGTTAACTCCAAAAGATTTATCAAATTTTAAAGGCATATATATTTCTCATGGTGAAAGATTTATTACAAAATTAGGATTGCAAGAATCAAGTGCTAAGTTACTTCCTAAAGGTTCTATATTATTAACTTCAAGAGCTCCTGTAGGTTATTTAGCTATTGCAAAAAATGAAATAGCTACTAATCAAGGATTTAGAAGTCTTGTAGTAAAAAATGGATATGATAATTTATTTGTTTTTTATTTATTAAAGAATAATATTGAATATTTAAAATCTCAAGCTACAGGGACAACTTTTGGGGAAATATCTGGTTCAACTTTAAAATTATTAGAATTTTCTTTCCCCCCTCTCCCGGAGCAAAAAGCCATTGCATCGGTGCTTTCATCATTGGATGATAAAATTGATCTTCTCCACCGCCAGAACAAAACCCTTGAAAAAATGGCAGAAACCCTCTTTCGCCAGTGGTTCATTGAAGAGGCAAAAGAGGATTGGGAGGAGGTTTCTTTAGGTGATAGCGAACTTGCCAAAATAATTAAAAGTGGAATTAAGAAATTTGACGGTATAAAAATTTATCTTGCTACAGGTGATGTCAATGATACTGAAATTCAAGGCGGTGAATACATTACCTATGATAAAAGACCTTCAAGAGCAAATATGCAACCAATAGAATTTTCAGTTTGGTTTGCTAAAAAAGGTGGTGTAAAGAAACTACTTATGTTTGATGATTATTCAGATATTGATAATATTATTCTATCAACTGGATTTACTGGATTAAAAACGACTGAATTAAGTCATTATTATATTTGGTGTTTTATATTATCAGAAGAGTTTCAGGAAATAAAAGATTCTTTTGTTAGCGGAACAGTTCAACCTGATATAAATAATGAAGGGGTAAAACAAATAATGATATTAAAGCCTGATAAAGAGACTTTGGAGAGATTTAATAAAATCGTTAAGCCTTATTTTATGAAAATTCAATCAAACAAAAACCAAATCCTTACATTGGAAAAACTGCGGGATACACTCCTGCCAAAACTAATGAGCGGAGAAGTGAGGGTGAGTATATGA